The following coding sequences are from one Reyranella humidisoli window:
- the glpK gene encoding glycerol kinase GlpK, translating into MPVRHVLAIDQGTTSTRAIVFDDTGRPVASAQKELPQIFPKSGWVEHDPEEIWSATVEVCRGALAKAKLDPKALAGIGITNQRETTIVWDRATGKPIHNAIVWQDRRTADRCTVLKNDGHEKLFTDRTGLLLDPYFSGTKIAWILDHVAGARAAAEKGALAAGTIECFLLWRLTGGKVHASDATNASRSLLLDIRKGTWDAELMKILGVPASMLPKVVDCSGELGVADAKILGAAVPILGMAGDQQAATVGQACIKPGMVKATYGTGCFALLNTGSIAVHSRHRLLTTIAYQLDGRRTYALEGSIFIAGAAVQWLRDGLKLIEKSSDVEKVAAAARDGHGVYMVPAFVGLGAPHWDPEARAAILGLTRDSGPGEIAAATLDSVCYQTRDLLEAMRGDGAQIDELRVDGGMVVNDPLMQRLADTVGTPVERPEVTETTALGAAFLAGLAAGLWPSLEALSETWVLDRAFKPAEDSAARDRRYAGWKDAVRRVRSG; encoded by the coding sequence ATGCCCGTCCGCCACGTCCTCGCCATCGACCAGGGTACGACCAGCACCCGCGCCATCGTGTTCGACGACACGGGACGCCCCGTGGCCTCGGCGCAAAAGGAACTACCCCAGATCTTCCCGAAGTCCGGCTGGGTGGAGCACGACCCGGAAGAGATCTGGTCGGCGACGGTCGAAGTCTGCCGCGGAGCGCTCGCCAAGGCGAAACTCGATCCGAAGGCGCTGGCGGGCATCGGCATCACCAACCAGCGCGAGACGACGATCGTCTGGGACCGCGCTACCGGCAAGCCGATCCATAACGCCATCGTCTGGCAGGATCGTCGCACCGCCGATCGCTGCACCGTTCTGAAGAATGACGGTCACGAGAAGCTCTTCACCGACCGCACCGGCCTGCTGCTCGATCCGTATTTCTCGGGAACGAAGATCGCCTGGATCCTCGACCATGTCGCCGGCGCCCGCGCCGCGGCGGAGAAGGGCGCGCTTGCGGCCGGCACCATCGAATGCTTCCTGCTGTGGCGCCTGACCGGCGGCAAGGTGCATGCGAGCGATGCCACCAATGCCAGCCGCTCTCTGCTGCTCGACATCCGCAAGGGCACCTGGGACGCCGAGCTGATGAAGATCCTCGGCGTGCCGGCCTCGATGCTGCCCAAGGTGGTCGACTGTTCGGGCGAGCTGGGTGTCGCCGATGCGAAGATCCTGGGTGCAGCGGTGCCCATTCTCGGTATGGCGGGCGACCAGCAGGCCGCCACCGTAGGACAGGCCTGCATCAAGCCCGGCATGGTGAAGGCGACCTACGGCACCGGCTGCTTCGCGCTGCTCAATACCGGCAGTATCGCTGTGCATTCGCGGCATCGGTTGCTCACGACGATCGCTTATCAACTCGACGGCCGGCGTACCTATGCGCTCGAGGGCAGCATCTTCATCGCGGGTGCAGCCGTGCAGTGGCTGCGGGACGGCCTGAAGCTCATCGAGAAGTCCTCGGACGTGGAGAAGGTCGCCGCCGCGGCCCGGGATGGTCATGGCGTCTACATGGTGCCGGCCTTCGTCGGCCTCGGCGCGCCGCATTGGGATCCCGAGGCGCGCGCCGCGATCCTCGGCCTGACGCGCGATTCGGGGCCCGGCGAGATCGCCGCGGCCACGCTCGATTCGGTCTGCTACCAGACCCGCGACCTGCTGGAGGCGATGCGCGGCGACGGCGCCCAGATCGACGAGCTGCGGGTCGATGGCGGCATGGTGGTGAACGATCCGCTGATGCAGCGGCTGGCCGACACGGTGGGCACGCCCGTCGAACGACCGGAAGTGACCGAGACGACGGCCCTGGGCGCGGCGTTCCTCGCGGGCCTTGCGGCCGGCCTGTGGCCCTCGCTGGAGGCCCTGTCCGAGACCTGGGTGCTCGACCGGGCTTTCAAACCGGCCGAGGACAGCGCCGCCCGCGACCGGCGCTATGCCGGCTGGAAGGACGCGGTTCGCCGGGTCCGCAGCGGCTGA
- a CDS encoding MBL fold metallo-hydrolase — MIAPVTPFQQNCSIVWCDETMEGTAVDPGGDFDMLKQAIDQQGIKVTKVLLTHGHVDHASAAGTMAEHYGVKIEGPHEDDLFLIEGLPDSGRKYNFPVYKPFVPDRWLTHGETVSLGNVTFDVVHCPGHTPGHVVFVNKPSKVAFVGDVLFRGSIGRTDFPRGNHDQLLDSIRHRLWPFGDDITFVPGHGQTSTFGWERKTNPYVADLNFED; from the coding sequence ATGATCGCCCCCGTCACCCCGTTTCAGCAGAATTGCTCCATCGTCTGGTGCGATGAAACCATGGAGGGAACCGCCGTGGATCCCGGCGGCGACTTCGACATGCTGAAACAGGCGATCGACCAGCAGGGCATAAAGGTGACGAAAGTCCTGCTGACCCACGGCCATGTCGACCACGCCTCGGCCGCCGGCACCATGGCCGAGCATTACGGCGTGAAGATCGAGGGCCCGCACGAGGACGACCTGTTCCTGATCGAGGGCCTGCCCGACTCCGGCAGGAAGTACAATTTCCCGGTCTACAAGCCGTTCGTGCCCGACCGCTGGCTGACGCACGGCGAGACGGTGAGCCTCGGCAACGTCACCTTCGACGTGGTGCACTGCCCGGGTCATACGCCCGGACACGTCGTCTTCGTGAACAAGCCGTCCAAGGTCGCGTTCGTCGGCGACGTGCTGTTCAGGGGCTCGATCGGCCGCACCGATTTTCCGCGCGGCAACCACGACCAGCTCCTCGATTCGATCCGCCACCGCCTGTGGCCGTTCGGCGACGACATCACCTTCGTACCCGGCCACGGCCAGACCTCGACCTTCGGCTGGGAACGCAAGACCAACCCTTACGTCGCCGATCTCAACTTCGAAGATTAG
- a CDS encoding YybH family protein, translating into MNLRTPVTADDLAAVRQWFDTLSRHCRDVDYEGARPIFADDMIAFGTFTDFMHGRELAEQKQWRNVWGTIREFRYDLSKIEAIVSADRLTAVGMGVWQSYGFHPNGDRFDRPGRTTTVMGRKAVGDPFVATHTHMSLFRGTPDRSYGNFAKSEVV; encoded by the coding sequence ATGAACCTTCGTACCCCCGTCACCGCCGACGATCTCGCCGCCGTGCGCCAGTGGTTCGACACGCTGTCGAGGCACTGCCGCGACGTCGACTACGAGGGCGCGCGGCCGATCTTCGCCGACGACATGATCGCCTTCGGCACCTTCACCGACTTCATGCATGGTCGCGAGCTGGCCGAGCAGAAGCAGTGGCGCAACGTGTGGGGCACGATCCGCGAGTTCCGCTACGACCTGTCGAAGATCGAGGCCATCGTCTCGGCCGACCGGCTGACCGCCGTCGGCATGGGCGTGTGGCAGTCCTACGGCTTCCATCCCAACGGCGACCGCTTCGACCGGCCGGGCCGCACCACCACCGTCATGGGACGCAAGGCGGTGGGCGACCCGTTCGTGGCCACCCACACGCATATGTCGCTGTTCCGCGGCACGCCGGACCGCAGTTATGGCAACTTCGCGAAAAGCGAAGTCGTCTGA
- a CDS encoding RidA family protein has product MKIEERLKELGIELPVPTTPLGSYVNAVRTGNLLYMAGKGPGLPGKPLPVGKVGRDFSLEQANRLARDTGLSILGALKAELGDLDRVKRIVKVLGMVNATSEYGSHPEVINGCSDLFVEVFGEKGRHARSAVGMGSLPRGIPVEIEVIIEIEDDAPPPRVAAARPAAKPKAAPKVKAAKKKKI; this is encoded by the coding sequence ATGAAGATCGAAGAGCGGCTGAAGGAACTCGGCATCGAGTTGCCCGTGCCGACCACGCCGTTGGGCAGCTACGTCAATGCCGTGCGCACCGGCAACCTGCTCTACATGGCGGGCAAGGGGCCGGGCCTGCCGGGCAAGCCGCTGCCGGTGGGCAAGGTGGGGCGCGACTTCTCGCTCGAACAGGCCAATCGCCTCGCGCGCGACACCGGCCTCAGCATCCTCGGCGCCCTCAAGGCCGAACTGGGCGACCTCGATCGTGTGAAGCGGATCGTCAAGGTGCTGGGCATGGTCAACGCCACGTCGGAATACGGCAGCCATCCCGAAGTCATCAACGGCTGCTCCGATCTCTTCGTCGAAGTGTTCGGCGAGAAAGGTCGCCATGCCCGCTCGGCAGTCGGCATGGGCTCGCTGCCGCGCGGCATCCCGGTCGAGATCGAGGTGATCATCGAGATCGAGGACGATGCTCCGCCGCCGCGGGTCGCCGCCGCACGGCCGGCCGCAAAGCCCAAGGCTGCGCCGAAGGTAAAGGCTGCCAAGAAGAAGAAAATCTAG
- the trpB gene encoding tryptophan synthase subunit beta, whose amino-acid sequence MPSAPNSFRTGPDERGHFGIFGGRYVAETLMPLILDLEKAYSAAKADPSFQNELDYLLEHYAGRPSPLYYAKRLTEKLGGAKIYFKRDELNHTGSHKINNVLGQVLMAKRMGKTRVIAETGAGQHGVATATACALFDIPCVVFMGAVDVDRQAPNVVRMNMLGAEVRAVTAGSATLKDAMNEALRDWVATCENTFYCIGTVAGPHPYPAMVRDFQCVIGNETRVQMMKAEGRLPDTLVACIGGGSNAMGLFHPFLDDKGVRLVGVEAGGKGVETGEHAASLTGGRPGVLHGNRTYLLQDKEGQITEAHSISAGLDYPGIGPEHSWLKEAGRIEYVSATDNEALAAFQMLCKLEGIIPALEPAHALGHVIKLAPTLPKDNLLVMNLCGRGDKDVFAVAERLGMKI is encoded by the coding sequence ATGCCCAGCGCACCCAACAGTTTCCGCACCGGCCCCGACGAGCGTGGGCATTTCGGCATTTTCGGCGGCCGCTACGTCGCCGAGACGCTGATGCCGCTGATCCTCGATCTGGAGAAGGCCTACAGCGCGGCCAAGGCCGATCCGTCGTTTCAGAACGAGCTCGACTATCTGCTCGAGCACTATGCCGGCCGCCCCAGCCCGCTCTACTACGCCAAGCGCCTGACCGAGAAGCTGGGCGGCGCCAAGATCTACTTCAAGCGCGACGAGCTGAACCATACGGGCAGCCACAAGATCAACAACGTGCTGGGCCAGGTCCTGATGGCCAAGCGCATGGGCAAGACGCGGGTCATCGCCGAGACGGGCGCCGGCCAGCACGGCGTCGCCACCGCCACCGCCTGCGCGCTGTTCGATATTCCCTGCGTGGTCTTCATGGGCGCCGTCGACGTCGACCGGCAGGCGCCCAACGTCGTGCGCATGAACATGCTGGGCGCCGAGGTGCGCGCCGTGACCGCGGGTTCGGCCACCCTCAAGGACGCCATGAACGAGGCGCTGCGCGACTGGGTGGCGACCTGCGAGAACACGTTCTACTGCATCGGCACCGTGGCGGGCCCGCATCCCTATCCGGCGATGGTGCGGGATTTCCAGTGCGTCATCGGCAACGAGACTCGCGTGCAGATGATGAAGGCCGAGGGCCGTTTGCCCGACACGCTGGTGGCGTGCATCGGCGGCGGCTCGAACGCCATGGGCCTGTTCCATCCGTTCCTCGACGACAAGGGGGTTCGCCTCGTCGGCGTCGAGGCGGGCGGCAAGGGTGTGGAGACCGGCGAACATGCCGCGTCGCTCACGGGTGGCCGCCCGGGCGTGCTGCACGGCAACCGGACCTACCTCCTGCAGGACAAGGAAGGCCAGATCACCGAGGCGCATTCGATTTCCGCCGGTCTGGACTATCCCGGCATCGGGCCCGAGCATTCCTGGCTGAAGGAAGCGGGCCGCATCGAGTATGTGTCGGCCACCGACAACGAGGCGCTCGCGGCCTTCCAGATGCTGTGCAAGCTGGAGGGCATCATTCCCGCGCTCGAGCCGGCCCACGCTCTGGGGCATGTGATCAAGCTCGCGCCCACCTTGCCGAAGGACAATCTGCTGGTGATGAATCTCTGCGGACGCGGCGACAAGGATGTCTTTGCCGTTGCCGAACGCCTTGGGATGAAGATCTGA
- a CDS encoding tRNA1(Val) (adenine(37)-N6)-methyltransferase — translation MTGDQLSDEACYCDMLSKQMSSMESAPTENTVMGGRVKLLQPRRGYRIAVDAVLLAAAAEAKAGESVLDLGAGVGAVGLCIAARVPDCQITGIELQSELAALAERNVALNHAGDRVRTLVHDLAAPLPDGLGLFDHVTTNPPYLAAAVADPSPDRSKALATVESSADLVRWLTVAAGALKPAGTLLAIHRSDRLEEIVAILARLGWGDVTVKRLPPAARVLVRARRGSGLRRREAEPLVLHRPEGGYTDEAEAILRHGRPLAF, via the coding sequence ATGACGGGAGACCAACTCTCCGATGAAGCCTGTTATTGCGACATGTTATCGAAGCAGATGAGTAGCATGGAATCCGCGCCGACCGAAAACACGGTAATGGGCGGCCGCGTCAAACTCTTGCAGCCCCGACGCGGATACCGGATCGCGGTGGATGCGGTGCTGCTCGCGGCGGCCGCCGAAGCGAAGGCCGGCGAGAGCGTGCTCGATCTGGGAGCCGGCGTCGGCGCCGTCGGCCTTTGCATCGCGGCGCGTGTGCCGGACTGCCAGATAACCGGTATAGAGTTGCAGTCGGAGCTGGCCGCATTGGCCGAGCGTAATGTTGCACTCAACCATGCCGGGGACCGCGTGAGAACGCTCGTTCACGATCTGGCGGCGCCGCTCCCGGACGGCCTTGGCCTGTTCGACCATGTCACGACCAACCCGCCCTATCTGGCCGCTGCCGTCGCCGATCCGTCCCCCGATCGCAGCAAGGCCCTGGCGACCGTCGAATCGAGCGCGGACCTCGTCCGGTGGCTGACGGTGGCCGCCGGGGCGCTGAAACCTGCAGGAACCCTGCTCGCCATACATCGCAGCGATCGGCTGGAGGAGATCGTCGCAATCCTGGCCAGACTTGGCTGGGGCGATGTCACCGTGAAGCGCCTGCCGCCGGCCGCGCGCGTGCTGGTCCGTGCCCGCCGCGGGTCGGGCCTGCGCCGGCGGGAGGCCGAACCGCTGGTGCTGCACCGGCCTGAGGGCGGCTACACCGACGAGGCCGAGGCGATCCTGCGCCACGGCCGGCCGCTTGCCTTCTAG
- a CDS encoding S49 family peptidase, translating into MLDWVRNRFRRGSVVPVVRLSGVIANGGLLGGRSLSIESVAPLLRRAFETRGARAVALALNSPGGSPVQSALIAQRIRLHAREKGLPVIAFVEDVAASGGYWLACAADEIIADPSSIVGSIGVISSGFGFQDLMTRIGVERRVHTSGENKSMLDPFRPEQPEDVVRLKRLQAEIHDGFKDWVRERRGRLLKGDENTLFSGEFWTARRGIDLGLVDGFGELRATLQQRYGDKVRLPVIGPRRRLLSRFGLQGGLGGGIDMIGPATLAALEERAHWQRFGL; encoded by the coding sequence ATGTTGGATTGGGTCAGGAATCGTTTTCGCCGCGGGTCGGTCGTGCCCGTCGTTCGCCTCTCCGGCGTCATCGCCAACGGCGGCCTGCTGGGAGGCCGCAGCCTGTCGATTGAATCGGTCGCGCCGCTGCTCAGGCGGGCCTTCGAGACGCGCGGCGCCCGGGCCGTCGCCCTGGCGCTCAACTCGCCGGGCGGCTCGCCCGTCCAGTCGGCTCTGATCGCGCAGCGCATCCGGCTGCACGCCCGCGAAAAGGGCCTGCCCGTCATCGCCTTCGTCGAGGACGTGGCCGCCTCCGGCGGCTACTGGCTGGCCTGCGCCGCCGACGAGATCATCGCAGATCCCAGTTCCATCGTCGGTTCGATCGGCGTCATCAGCTCGGGCTTCGGCTTCCAGGACCTGATGACGCGCATCGGCGTGGAGCGCCGCGTCCATACGTCGGGCGAGAACAAGTCGATGCTCGATCCCTTTCGCCCGGAGCAGCCGGAGGATGTCGTGCGTCTCAAGCGCCTCCAGGCGGAGATCCACGACGGCTTCAAAGACTGGGTCCGCGAGCGGCGCGGCAGGCTCCTCAAAGGCGACGAGAACACCCTTTTCAGCGGCGAGTTCTGGACGGCGCGGCGCGGCATCGACCTCGGCCTGGTAGACGGGTTCGGCGAGTTGCGCGCGACCTTGCAGCAACGATACGGCGACAAGGTGCGCTTGCCCGTCATCGGTCCGCGTCGCCGCTTGCTGTCGCGCTTCGGCCTGCAAGGTGGGCTCGGCGGCGGCATCGACATGATCGGACCCGCTACGCTCGCCGCCCTGGAAGAGCGGGCGCACTGGCAGCGTTTCGGACTCTAG
- the pyrF gene encoding orotidine-5'-phosphate decarboxylase, giving the protein MKTCANPVYCSIDTTDLAHATRLIQSIAGGPKPAVGGIKLGLEFFLAHGAPGVRYAFPMPVRATGVGFFLDLKLHDIPNTVAGGIRAVVELAPTFITIHAGGGREMMKAAVDEAGAQAAKQNVARPRLLGVTVLTSLDRSDLEATGVNADPSDQVVRLAALAQESGLDGVICSPLEIEALRKRCGPDFVLMVPGIRPVGSAANDQKRAMTPRQAVDLGATNLVVGRPIYQSADPRAAAEAIAREAGVNDL; this is encoded by the coding sequence ATGAAGACCTGCGCCAATCCCGTCTACTGCAGCATCGACACCACCGATCTTGCGCATGCCACCCGGCTGATCCAGAGCATCGCCGGTGGGCCGAAGCCGGCCGTCGGTGGCATCAAGCTCGGCCTCGAATTCTTCCTGGCCCATGGCGCGCCGGGTGTGCGCTACGCCTTCCCGATGCCGGTCCGCGCGACCGGCGTGGGCTTCTTCCTCGATCTCAAGCTGCACGACATTCCCAACACGGTGGCCGGCGGCATCCGCGCCGTGGTCGAACTCGCGCCGACCTTCATCACGATCCATGCGGGCGGCGGTCGCGAGATGATGAAGGCGGCGGTCGACGAGGCGGGTGCGCAGGCGGCCAAGCAGAACGTCGCGAGGCCGAGGCTGCTGGGCGTCACCGTGCTCACGTCGCTAGACCGGTCCGATCTCGAGGCGACCGGCGTCAACGCCGATCCGTCGGACCAGGTGGTGCGCCTTGCGGCTCTCGCCCAGGAAAGCGGCCTCGACGGCGTAATCTGCTCGCCGCTCGAGATCGAAGCGCTGCGCAAGCGCTGCGGTCCCGACTTCGTGCTGATGGTGCCGGGCATTCGCCCCGTCGGCAGTGCCGCCAACGACCAGAAGCGGGCGATGACGCCGCGCCAGGCGGTCGATCTCGGCGCCACCAACCTCGTCGTCGGCCGGCCGATCTATCAGTCAGCCGATCCGCGCGCCGCCGCCGAAGCGATCGCGCGCGAGGCCGGCGTCAACGACCTGTGA
- a CDS encoding phosphoribosylanthranilate isomerase, translating into MTVEAKICGLSTPETVDAAVEAGASLVGFVTFPRSPRHVESLDLLAALGKRVPRSVIRVGLFVDADDALIDARLATGAIDMLQLHGSETPERIASLKARTGKPVMKAIKVAVPADVDRGIAAYAGVADRLMFDAADGTLPGGNATAFDWSILSGRIVPVPWFLAGGLTPANVADAVRVTGAPAVDVSSGVESSRGVKSIELIRAFVGAVKAL; encoded by the coding sequence GTGACCGTCGAAGCCAAGATCTGCGGACTGTCGACGCCCGAAACGGTCGATGCGGCCGTCGAGGCCGGCGCGAGTCTCGTGGGCTTCGTCACCTTTCCGCGTTCGCCGCGCCACGTCGAATCGCTCGATCTGCTCGCGGCGCTCGGCAAGCGCGTGCCGCGCTCCGTGATCCGTGTCGGCCTGTTCGTCGATGCCGACGATGCGCTGATCGATGCGCGCCTGGCGACGGGCGCGATCGACATGCTGCAGCTTCACGGGTCGGAGACGCCCGAGCGGATCGCCTCCCTCAAGGCGCGGACGGGCAAGCCGGTGATGAAGGCCATCAAGGTCGCGGTGCCGGCCGACGTCGATCGCGGCATCGCCGCCTATGCCGGCGTTGCCGATCGCCTGATGTTCGACGCGGCCGATGGCACGCTGCCCGGCGGCAACGCAACGGCGTTCGACTGGTCGATCCTGTCGGGGCGCATCGTCCCGGTGCCGTGGTTCCTCGCCGGCGGGCTCACGCCGGCCAATGTCGCCGACGCCGTGCGCGTGACCGGTGCGCCCGCCGTCGACGTTTCTTCTGGTGTGGAATCGAGCCGCGGTGTGAAATCGATTGAACTTATCCGCGCCTTCGTGGGCGCAGTAAAAGCGTTGTAA
- the sugE gene encoding quaternary ammonium compound efflux SMR transporter SugE, with the protein MAWFILLIAGLCEIGWAIGLKYTDGFTRLAPSVLTGAAMVVSVVLLGIALKTLPVGTGYAVWTGIGAVGTAILGIFLFGEATDLPRLASIGLIVAGIIGLKLTSAA; encoded by the coding sequence ATGGCTTGGTTCATTCTTCTGATTGCCGGTCTCTGCGAGATCGGTTGGGCGATCGGCCTCAAATATACCGACGGTTTCACGCGGTTGGCGCCGTCGGTCCTCACCGGTGCGGCGATGGTCGTGAGCGTGGTCCTGCTCGGCATTGCGCTCAAGACGCTGCCGGTCGGAACCGGCTACGCGGTATGGACGGGCATCGGCGCCGTCGGCACGGCAATCCTCGGAATCTTCCTGTTTGGCGAAGCGACCGACCTGCCGCGCCTCGCCTCGATCGGCCTGATCGTGGCGGGGATCATCGGATTGAAGCTGACCAGCGCGGCTTGA
- a CDS encoding N-carbamoyl-D-amino-acid hydrolase → MTRFLTVGAAQMGPIQRSHTRRDVVERLIAHLREARRMGCDLVVFPELTLTTFFPRWWMKDQAEIDSFFEQEMPSNETAALFNEAKRLDMGFCLGYAELANEDGRIRRFNTSILVERDGRIVAKYRKVHLPGHAGHEPERPFQHLEKRYFEVGNLGFPVVKAFGANMGMCICNDRRWPETYRVMGLQNVEMVLLGYNTPLHNAPSPDHDEHSWFHNQLSMQAGAYQNGTWVVGVAKGGTEEGVPSLADSMIVAPSGKVVARAGGDGDELVVHRCDLDAGKSYKTTTFNFAVHRQPDQYRMIVERKGAQDPV, encoded by the coding sequence ATGACTCGTTTTCTGACTGTCGGTGCGGCGCAGATGGGGCCCATCCAGCGCAGCCATACCCGCCGCGACGTGGTCGAGCGGCTGATCGCCCATCTGCGCGAAGCCAGGCGCATGGGCTGCGATCTCGTGGTGTTTCCCGAGCTCACGCTTACGACCTTCTTCCCGCGCTGGTGGATGAAGGACCAGGCCGAGATCGATTCCTTCTTCGAGCAGGAGATGCCGTCGAACGAGACGGCGGCGCTGTTCAACGAGGCGAAGCGGCTCGATATGGGTTTCTGTCTCGGCTATGCGGAGCTCGCCAACGAGGACGGGCGCATCAGGCGCTTCAACACCTCGATCCTGGTCGAGCGCGACGGCCGCATCGTGGCCAAGTACCGCAAGGTCCATCTGCCGGGTCATGCCGGGCACGAGCCCGAGCGTCCGTTCCAGCATCTCGAGAAGCGCTACTTCGAGGTCGGCAATCTCGGCTTTCCCGTCGTCAAGGCGTTCGGCGCCAACATGGGCATGTGCATCTGCAACGATCGCCGCTGGCCCGAGACCTATCGCGTCATGGGCCTGCAGAATGTCGAAATGGTGCTGCTGGGCTACAATACGCCGCTGCACAACGCGCCGTCACCCGATCACGACGAGCATTCCTGGTTCCACAACCAGCTCTCCATGCAGGCCGGCGCCTACCAGAACGGCACCTGGGTGGTCGGCGTCGCCAAGGGCGGCACCGAGGAGGGCGTACCCTCGCTCGCCGACAGCATGATCGTGGCGCCCTCGGGCAAGGTGGTCGCGCGCGCGGGCGGCGACGGCGACGAGCTTGTCGTCCATCGCTGCGACCTCGATGCCGGCAAGAGCTACAAGACGACGACCTTCAACTTCGCCGTCCACCGCCAGCCCGACCAGTACCGCATGATCGTCGAACGCAAGGGCGCGCAGGACCCAGTTTGA
- the trpA gene encoding tryptophan synthase subunit alpha, which yields MSRIAKRFARLKADKRAGLVTYVTAGDPNLDVSYQILKGLPAAGADLIELGMPFTDPMADGPSIQLAGQRALKAGITVDATFDMVRRFRKETGDNDTPILLMGYYNLVYQRGPERFCKDAAAAGVDGFILVDLPPEEADELKPYAVAAGIDTVLLTAPTTDDERLPAVLKYSSGFVYFVSVLGITGTSSATEEAVRTHVERIKRHTELPIGVGFGIRTPDQAAAIARHADAAVVGSAIVERVKAGLDDEGKAKPDLVPGVFAYIKALADGVRGVRKA from the coding sequence ATGAGCCGCATTGCAAAGCGCTTCGCCCGGCTCAAGGCCGACAAACGTGCCGGTCTCGTCACCTATGTCACCGCCGGCGATCCCAACCTCGACGTCAGCTACCAGATCCTGAAGGGCCTGCCCGCGGCAGGCGCCGATCTCATCGAACTCGGCATGCCCTTCACCGACCCGATGGCCGACGGCCCGTCGATCCAGCTCGCGGGCCAGCGCGCCCTGAAGGCCGGCATCACCGTCGATGCGACCTTCGACATGGTGCGTCGCTTTCGCAAGGAAACCGGCGACAACGACACGCCGATCCTGCTGATGGGCTACTACAATCTCGTCTACCAGCGCGGCCCCGAGCGCTTCTGCAAGGATGCCGCCGCCGCCGGTGTCGACGGTTTCATCCTGGTCGACCTGCCGCCGGAAGAGGCCGACGAACTCAAGCCCTATGCGGTCGCGGCCGGCATCGACACGGTGCTGCTGACGGCCCCCACCACCGACGACGAGCGCCTGCCGGCGGTTCTGAAGTACTCCTCCGGTTTCGTCTATTTCGTCTCGGTGCTCGGCATCACCGGCACCAGTTCGGCGACGGAAGAAGCGGTGCGCACCCATGTCGAGCGGATCAAGCGCCACACCGAATTGCCGATCGGCGTGGGCTTCGGCATCCGCACCCCGGATCAGGCCGCTGCCATCGCGCGTCACGCCGATGCCGCGGTCGTGGGCTCGGCCATCGTCGAGCGCGTGAAGGCGGGCCTCGACGACGAGGGCAAGGCCAAGCCCGATCTCGTCCCCGGCGTGTTCGCCTACATCAAGGCCCTGGCCGACGGCGTGCGCGGCGTGCGGAAGGCCTGA
- a CDS encoding polyprenyl synthetase family protein, whose product MATVVSLEGKRKSPSLEPLLALCTDDMARVDREIVARMRSQVPLIPELANHLVGAGGKRMRPLLTVAAARLCGYSEASDRHIKLATCVEFIHSATLLHDDVVDVSALRRGKPTANTVYGDKASVLVGDFLFTRAFELMVEVGSLDVLGVLSNASSTIAEGEVLQLVSQRDISTPEATYLEIIKAKTAKLFAAAAEVGAMVAGRNGPERVALQSFGMNLGIAFQLVDDALDYSGREAKLGKSVGDDFREGKITLPVILAFLRGGAVDREFWKRTIEKLDQRPGDLEQAYSLIERHGALADTLERARHYGAMARDALGLFPGTPLKAALLEAVDFAIDRAH is encoded by the coding sequence ATGGCAACCGTCGTCTCCCTCGAAGGCAAGCGCAAGTCGCCCAGCCTCGAACCGCTATTGGCGTTGTGCACCGACGACATGGCGCGGGTCGATCGCGAGATCGTCGCGCGCATGCGGTCGCAGGTCCCGCTGATCCCCGAACTCGCCAACCATCTGGTCGGCGCCGGCGGCAAGCGCATGCGCCCGTTGCTGACGGTCGCCGCGGCGCGGCTGTGCGGCTACAGCGAAGCCAGCGATCGTCACATCAAGCTCGCGACCTGCGTCGAATTCATCCATTCCGCCACGCTGCTGCACGACGACGTCGTCGATGTGAGCGCGCTGCGCCGCGGCAAGCCCACCGCCAACACGGTGTACGGCGACAAGGCCTCGGTGCTGGTCGGCGATTTCCTGTTCACGCGAGCCTTCGAGCTGATGGTCGAGGTCGGTTCGCTCGATGTCCTCGGCGTGCTGTCCAATGCCTCCTCGACGATCGCCGAGGGCGAGGTGCTGCAGCTCGTCAGCCAGCGCGACATCAGTACGCCTGAGGCGACCTATCTCGAGATCATCAAGGCGAAGACCGCCAAACTCTTTGCCGCAGCGGCCGAGGTCGGTGCCATGGTGGCCGGCCGCAACGGCCCCGAGCGCGTGGCGCTGCAGAGTTTCGGCATGAATCTCGGCATCGCCTTCCAGCTCGTTGACGATGCGCTCGATTACTCGGGTCGCGAGGCCAAGCTCGGCAAGTCGGTCGGCGACGACTTCCGCGAGGGCAAGATCACCCTGCCGGTGATCCTGGCCTTCCTGCGCGGCGGCGCCGTCGATCGCGAATTCTGGAAGCGCACGATCGAGAAGCTCGACCAGCGTCCCGGGGACCTCGAACAGGCGTACAGCCTGATCGAGCGCCATGGCGCGCTGGCCGACACGCTGGAGCGGGCGCGCCACTATGGCGCCATGGCACGCGACGCGCTGGGCCTGTTTCCCGGCACGCCGCTCAAGGCCGCGCTGCTCGAAGCGGTCGATTTCGCCATCGATCGCGCGCACTAA